The following coding sequences are from one Salvelinus namaycush isolate Seneca chromosome 23, SaNama_1.0, whole genome shotgun sequence window:
- the LOC120018778 gene encoding acidic leucine-rich nuclear phosphoprotein 32-related protein, producing MSESSSGVNTSSGSFPKSHSSQYSEISITHTPLSVDQSPDSGIVKTPLPSSRFRFVSWQRLEESDVKGDQLSCPRVREGPSVEDLFLRKDDIPLERGRRKRREEEGQRWEERLQENWENCVELNLSYQDLGDPFQQENFRRILRRLIRVERLQLINNSLTDLSSICLPRCRSLNLHRNHLTCIRQLPKLPAVEHLCLSENGISTLRGLGALGTSTLHSLTLRSNPVNYIQDYRARVFSCLPKLRVLDGIPKLPEDSMPPGLQLPAATRMCNVL from the exons ATGTCAGAAAG ttcctcaggtgtgaACACAAGCAGTGGCAGTTTTCCCAAATCCCACTCCTCCCAGTATTCTGAAatcagcatcacacacacacccctctccgTGGACCAGAGTCCAGATTCCGGAATCGTCAAAACCCCT CTGCCGTCCAGCCGGTTCAGGTTCGTGTCGTGGCAGCGGCTTGAGGAGAGTGATGTCAAAGGAGACCAGCTCTCCTGTCCCAGGGTCAGAGAAG GGCCGTCAGTGGAGGACCTCTTTCTGAGAAAGGACGACATCCCCTTggaaagggggaggaggaagaggagagaggaggaagggcagAGGTGGGAGGAGAGGCTTCAAGAGAACTGGGAGAATTGTGTG GAGCTGAATCTGTCCTATCAGGACTTGGGAGATCCGTTCCAGCAGGAAAACTTCCGTCGGATCCTGAGGAGGCTGATCCGAGTGGAGAGACTCCAGCTGATCAATAACTCCCTCACAGACCTGAGTTCTATATGCCTGCCAAG GTGCCGAAGCCTGAATCTGCATCGTAACCACCTGACATGTATACGTCAGCTGCCAAAGCTCCCGGCCGTGGAGCACCTGTGTCTCTCTGAGAACGGCATCTCAACACTGAGGGGACTGGGGGCTCTGGGAACCAGCACACTCCACTCCCTCACACTCAGATCTAACCCTGTCAACTACATACAGGACTACCGTGCACG TGTGTTCTCTTGTTTGCCAAAACTAAGAGTTCTGGATGGAATCCCCAAGCTGCCAGAAGATTCTATGCCTCCTGGACTCCAACTCCCAGCAGCCACCAGGATGTGTAACGTTCTGTGA